TGGTGGAATTCCCGGCCGGGCTGAGGTGTACCTGGAGCGTGCATCAACCCGTTCGTAAGCATTACCAGTTCGGTTGACCCTGGAAGTTCTTGCTGAAGCGCTTCACTGTTCAGACATCCACATCGGCTCCCCATTGCGGCCTGCAGGGTTGCCAGCCCACGCGCAAAAGCTCCCTCCAAAGCTGCTCCGCGGTCTCGCGCCGCAGGTGCACCCGGGTGGTCAGCAGAGGAGGCTGGTTTGGAAAAGGTCTCCCTGAATCCACGAACACGCGCGGGTCGCGGTTCCAGTTTTTTTCGTCGGGGTGGAAGCGTTTCGTGTCCTGGGTGCTTGGGTCCTGGATCCAGCCGTGACGGGGCATCGCTTTCGGGGGGTGATCAGGGAAGCGCGCATCCACTCCTCCGCCTTGAACGGTGCGTAGGGCGAACTCGGAGCCATGGAGACGCTGCTGGTACACCTGTTCTAATGGGGTAGTACAGATGTGTCAATGCGCTGTGGCGTTGTCCGTGTGGCATGACTAAAGACAGGGGAGCACCGTTGCGGCTTCCGCTTTGATCTCCGTCTGGCAAGCACCATCTGCAGGGGCCCCTCTTGAGCGCGGCCAGCGGCCTGCGCTTGACCCTGCTCCCGATGAGCTGGTGCTGGAGGTGATGCACTGCGGCCTCTGCCACAGCGACCTCTCGATGATCGGCAATCACTGGGGCGTCAGCCGCTATCCCCTGGTGCCAGGCCATGAAGTGATCGGCAAGGTCACGGCTGTGGGCGAGGGAGTGGATCCCGACTTGATCGGCGAGGTTCGCGGTTTGGGCTGGATCAGTGGAAGTTGCAACCACTGCAGCCTTTGCCTCGGCGGTGATCAAAACCTTTGCAACTCCCTGGAGGCCACGATCGTGGGACGGCAGGGGGGCTTCGCCAGTCATGTGGTGGCTCGGCAGGACTGGGCAATTCCGCTGCCGCCAGGGCTGGATCCTGCTGATGCAGGTCCCTTGTTTTGCGGTGGCGTCACCGTGTTTGCGCCGCTGGTGGACGAAGCCGTGTCGCCCACAGCCCATGTGGCCGTGGTCGGCATCGGTGGGCTGGGCCATATCGCCCTGCAATTCGCGCGGGCTTGGGGGTGTGAAGTCACCGCCATCACCACCAATCTCGCCAAGGCCGAACAGGCGCGAGGTTTTGGAGCCCATCACGTGGAGGAATTGGAGGCGCTTCCCGATCTTCAGAATCGCTTTGATCTTGTGATCAATACGGTCAATCACCCCCTCGACTGGAGTGCGGTGATGGCTTCGCTCAGACCCCTGGGACGCCTGCATCAGCTCGGGGCCGTGTTGGAACCGATTCAGGTCGGTGCCTTCGATCTGATCCCCGGGCGGCGGTCGATCACCGGCAGCCCCACGTCCTCACCGGCCAGTCTCCTGAAGATGGTGGATTTCTGTGTCCGCCATAACATCCGCCCCCTGGTGGAACATCTGCCGATGGATCAGGTGAATGTGGCCATCCAAAGGCTTGCGCAGGGTGATGTGCGCTATCGCTTTGTACTGGATGCTTAAAGCGGTGTGCGTTTGGAACAAAGCATGAAAGCCCCCGAGTCTTTGCTGGAGCGCATCGCTGATGTTCCTGGCATGGGGCGAGGCTGCCGGCGTTTGGTGGTGCTGCTCACGCAGCTTGGTGATTTCGACTCCATGGAGTACGCCCAGGCCCTGGTGCCTGCGCTGCCTCAGCTGGACCAGGCCGGGATCCAGCTATTGGCGATCGCGATCGGAAGCCAGGAGGGTGCCGATCGTTTCTGCGGGTTTTCCGGCTTTCCTGCCGAGCGCTTGCAGGTGGAGCCCAATGCCAACCTGCACCAGGCCCTGGGGTTGTCGCCAGGGCTGAAGGCTCCAGGCGGCGCGTGGCCCTCCTTGCTGCTGATGTGTGCAGGCATCGGCTCTCCCGGCACCCTGGCGGAAGTGTTGCGTGGATACACCGGCGATCGCACAGCGCCCCAGCGCTTCAGCGACGATGAGGTGATCAGCACCGGTGTGCTGCCGGAGATCCGTGCGGGGATGTTTCGCCGGGCCGGCGGGGGCGGGTTTCAGCGGCCGTTTGAACTGGCCACGGTGCGTTTGCGCAACATGAATGAAGTGCTGCGCCACTGGGGCACATACGTCCCCGATGATCGCTACATCACCCAGCGGGGAGGCACGTTCCTGCTGGAGGAGGACGACTCCCTGCTGTACGTCCATCGGGACCGCGGCATTCTCGGGTTTTCCGAAACGATGAACCGTCCGCTGGCCTTCCTCGATCCCTGGATGCCAGATGCCGGTTGATCCGAGCCGTCCGTATCCGTTGCCGCCCTGGCGGCCTTTGCTGCGGGCAGCCCGCCAGCGGGAAGGACGGGCTCCCGGGGCCAGCTGGCTCCAGCTTGCCAGCGTGGCGGCTGATGGCACGCCGCGGGTGCGCACCCTTGTATTTCGAGGCTGGAGTGATGAGGGCGCCCTCGAACTGCTCACCGATGCCCGCAGCGAGAAACCAGTCGAACTCAGTGGGCAGGGGCAGGTGGAGCTGTGTTGGTTGTTCCGCAAGGCCAGAGAACAGTTCCGACTACGTGGAGCCGCTCAGTTGCTCAGTGATGGCGACGCTCCTGAGGCTCTGAACGCTCACTGGCAGCGGTTGACGCCCGGGGGGCGCTCGGTCTGGGCCTGGCCGCACCCTGGTCAGCCCTTCGATACGGCTGGCCCCTGGCCAGAGGTTGTCGCCGATGGGGAACCTCAGCCCCCTCACCTGGTGCTGATCCGCATCCAGATTCAGCGGGTGGAGCAGCTCGATCTCAAACCCCATCCCCACCGGCGTCTCTGCTGGGACCGTGGGGACGACTGGGTCGAGCGACGGCTCAATCCCTGAGCGTCCAGAGGGCGAGCCCACCGCCCCGGCCCCGTGCGGCCAGCCAGCCGCCTGCATCCCTGTGGATCAAAGCGAAGAACGGCTTGCGCTTGGCGGCTGGAGCCGGCAGCGACCGTTGCAGCAGGGTGATGGTGCCAAGCGTCAGCTTGACCTGCTCGAAGTGGAAGCTCAGCAGGGGTCTGCCTCCAGCCAGCTCCCCAGGTCCACTGAACTGCAGGGTCAGGGCACCGAGGTTCACGGCGTTGCGCAAGCGCAGTTGTTTGGCGTCGTCCAGGCTGATCTCCAGGCAGGCGCCAAGGCTGCGCAGCAGCCATCCACTCAGGGCGTTGGCGTCGCTTTGTCCCTTGGGCCAAATGGTTTGCAGCTGCCAGCAACCGATCAGGTTGTCGGCGTTGATGCCACTTCCCTGATGGCGAACCCGCCGCTCGCGCGTCAACAGCTCGTTCCCTGTCACGGTGGTGCTCGGAATGGACAAGGAATCCTCGACGCTGTCGCCAACATGCTGTCGGATCGTGCGTAGGCGTGCTAAGCGGGAGCGCCTTCCTTAGCGATTCCATGTTGTTCCTCATGCACTGGCACTTCAAGACCGGCTTTCACGAGAAGGCGGCGCGCAAGTTCCTGGAGACCGGTGCTCCTTTGCCGGCTTGCAAGTCGTGGAAGCGCTATCACGCACCCGGATCGGTTCAGGGCTGGATCCTGGTGGAAACCGATGATGCCGGCGTCTGCTACGAGCACGCCGCTGAGTGGGCTGAATGCCTCGACTGGACCGTGACACCCGTGTTCACCGATGAACAGGCCGGTCCCCTGATGGGCAAGGTCTACAGCTGATCGCACGGCTTGAGCCGTCGTTCGTCCCCGTCTTGCCGCCAAACTGCGGCAAGACCTGGGGGCGTGATGACAGTGGAGTCGGTGAAAGCGGAGGCGCTCTCCTGGGCTGCCCTCGAGGCTCTTGCTCCGGCTGCAGCCGAGCGGGTGGAAGGCCCCACCAACGCCCAGGCCAGCTTGCGGCTGTTCGGGCACTCCGAGGCGGACGTGCAGGTGACGTTGTTTCGGGACCACCACGCCTGGTGCCCGTACTGCCAGAAAGTGTGGCTTTGGCTTGAGCTGCGCCGGGTGCCGTACCGGATCCGCAAGGTCACCATGCGCTGTTATGGCCCAAAGGAGCCCTGGTTCACGGCGCTCGTTCCCTCCGGAATGCTGCCGGCCCTGGAACTCGATGGTCGGCTGATTACCGAGAGCGATCGCATCCTTGAGGCCCTCGAACGTGCCTTCGGGCCGGTGGGAGCCGGCATGAATGACCGGCGGGTGAGGCGGTTGCGCGAGCTGGAACGGCTGCTGTTCCGCGCCTGGTGTGTGTGGCTCTGCACTCCAGGCCTGCGTGAGGAGCAGGAACGACGTGCCCGGGACCAGTTCCAGCGGGTGGCCGCCCAGATGGAGGAGGCGATCGCCGTTGGTGGCGGGCCTTGGCTGGATCCCGACCATCCGAGCGGGGCAACACCTGGCACAGCGGACCTGGTGTTCATTCCCTATGTGGAGCGGATGAATGCATCTCTGGCCTATTTCAAGGGGTTTGCTCTGCGTGAGGCCCATGGAGGCATCGACCGTTGGCTCACGGCCCTTGAGCAGCTCGAGACGTATCGCGGCACCCAGAGTGATGTGCACACCCATGCGCACGATCTGCCTCCGCAGATGGGCGGATGCTGGTCGGATGGCAGTGCCCAGCAACAACGGATGGCCGCGGCGGTGGATCAAGGGGAGGGACTGGGTGCCCTCGAATGCCATTGGACACCCTCCGAAGCAGAGGTGACTCCCCAGGCCAGAGCCCTGGAGCGGGTGCTGCGCCATCGCAGCACGCTGCTGGAACGCAGTCCTCTCGGGCAGGCCTTTGATCAGCCCTTGCGCGCGGCACTCACCACCCTGATAGGTGCTGGACCGGTGTTACCGGCTGCAGGCTCAGCGGCAGCTCTGCGTTACCTGCGCGACCGGATTTCGGTGCCTCGCGACATGCCTCTGCACAGCGCCCGGCTGCTGCGGCAAGCCCTTGAGAGCACAGCAGTTCTGGCAGGTCACGACCAGCCGACTCCACTTCCCTTTGAGCATCGCTTCGATCAGGATCCCAGGCCATTTGTCGGCTCGGGCACCTGATCAGTGATCGGCGATCGAGCAAGGTGGGAAGCCAATGTCCCATGAGTCGATGGCTGGAGATGGATTCGGAGCGAAAGGCTCCTCTGCCGCTGCCGGGAAGCGCAGCAGCTCCAAACGCAAGCCTCGGCAGGCCAATCATCAGCGGGAACGCTGCCCCCTCGGCCGCGATCCCGGCTTCGAAGCGATCTGTGCGCGCCAGACTCTGGGCCTGGCCTTGTCGGGCCGCCTGACTGAGCAGGCGGTGAAGCGGGCTCACAAAGCCTTGGCGGTTCAGCATCACCCCGACAAAGGCGGAGATCCCGAGACGATGACCAAGCTCAACAACGCTCGCGATTTACTCCTGGAACCAGAAATGGAGACGATTCCAGCCTGATGACCAAGGTTGCTCTTCTTGGGACCGGCCTCCTTGGATCTGCCATCGGCCACCGCCTGTTGACGGTTGGCTGTTCGCTGCGGGTTTGGAATCGGGATCCAGCCCGCTGTGAACCGCTCGTTTCCGCCGGTGCCCAGCGCTTGGATGATCCTGCCCAGGCCATCGAGGGAGCCTGCACGGTGATCACGGTGCTGCGGGATGGTCCGATCACCTCTGAGGTGGTGGCGTCGTTGGGTGGATTGAATCAGTGTTGTGTAATGCCCATGGGCACCATGGGCATCAGCGAAAGCGTGGCCCTGGAGACCCAGGTGCAGGATCAGGGCGGTGTTTATCTCGAAGCCCCCGTGCTGGGCAGCCGTCCTGAAGCGTTGGCAGGACGGTTGCTAGTGATGGCGGGTGGGGATCAGGCGGTGTTTGATCAGCAGTGCGCTCTGCTGAAGCACCTCGCTTTGGAGCCGAAGCGGATGGGCATCGTGGGAACTGGCGCCGCATCAAAGTTGGCTCTCAACCAGTTGATTGCCAGCCTTACCCACGGCTACTCGCTGGCCCTGAGGCTGATTCAGGCCTCAGGTCTGGATGAGGAGCGTTTCATGGAGGTGCTACGACCGTCGGCGCTTTATGCGCCCACGGCGGATAAGAAGCTCAAGCGGATGCTGACGCATGACTACAGCGATCCCAACTTCACCACCAGCCTTCTGCGCAAGGACCTGAACCTCTTTCTTCGGGAGGCCGGTCTGGCTGGGTTGGATGCCGGAGGTCTGGAAGGGCTGGCCCGTTTGCTGATGCGCGCGGAGGGGACGGATTTGGACGCTGGTGACTACAGCGCCCTGCACGAACTCACGGCCGCCGACACCACGTTCAACTGAGATACCAGCGGATGAGCGCCATCACCTGACCGGCAGGGCCATACCCCGTGAGCCATTCGCCGATCACGGCAGCGGCGAAACCCACCATGGCGGTGCGACCGTTCAGCCTCTCCACTCCGGCGAGAGCGCTGGTGTTCCAGGGGCGGTTGGTGGTGAGGCCTTCGCCGAACTTTTCAACGGGCTCGTAGCGGAAGCTCGGTTCGGACATGGCGTTGGCTCAGGGTGTGCTGGAGCCTATGCAGAGACTGCTGATTTACGCATAGGGTTCAACCGGTTATTGCGACGTCATCCGTGGACGCAGAGCGCCTCCGATCCCTGTTCACCAAGCCTTACGGCATGCCAGCACCCACCGAAGCGCAATGGCGGGAGCTGTACGACGACAACGTGCACTTTCAGGATCCAACCCAGGAGCGCAGCGGCATCAAGGCTTACATCGAGGCGCAGGAGGGCTTGATGCGTCGCTGCGATGACGTTTACCTCACCGCCAGCGCCATCGCTGTCGATGGGGACATGGCCTTTATTGAATGGGAGATGGGCCTCAAAATCAAAGGCATCGAATTCATCTACCCAGGAACAAGTCGCTTGCGCTTTAACAGCGACGGGAAGGTGTGCGATCACCGCGACTATTTCGACTTTGTTGGTCCAACCTTTGAGCCCGTGCCCGTGGTGGGTGGGTTCGTGCGCTGGCTTTACAAGCGATTTGTTGACTGATAGCGGCTCAGCTTCCAGAAGGCCAGGCTGGTCAAGGCTGCGCCGAAACCAAGAAAGAGGGTGAGAAGGGCTTCGCTGCTCATGTCAAGTGCGCTTTATCTTTCTAAATATTGTGGCGGGTTTGAAGGGGGAGCGTGGGCCGAGATGGGCCAGTCCTGAGTATTTCTGCTCAAAGTCGAGTGGATTGGCTGCTCGGCTCGCGAGCCTGCGAGTCATGTCGTTACATTTTCGAAACATACGGGTCTTGACGTGCTCAGAACGATTCTTTCGAAGCCATTGCTCGCCGACGTGGGCATGCTCGTTCTTCGAGTCTTCACAGGGACCCTCCTGATTCATCACGGTTACGAGAAGCTCGCCAATATTGAGAATTTTGCTGATGCCTTCGTGCGTCCGCTGCATCTCCCATTCCCGATCGCGCTTTCGTACATCGCAGCTTTCTCTGAAATTGGTGGCAGCTGGCTCTTAATCACCGGATTGCTCACCCGCTTCGGTGCCCTGGCAATTCTGGGAACGATCACGGTGGCGATCTACCACGCAGTGATCACCGCAGGTTTCAATATTTACCTGCTCGAGCTCCTCGGCCTTTATTTCGCGGCAGCCGCGGCCGTGCTCACCGTTGGTCCTGGTCGCTTGGCCATCGATGAATTGATCGTTCGCCGTTTCAATCCTGAAATGCCTTCGCAGCCCAAAGTTGCAGACGATGCTTTTGCTCCCGCTGACACTCTCGCCCAGGGTGCAGAAGCCTGAAGTCACCTCCGGCTTCGTGAGCTAATCGTTGGTTGGACTGAAGCGCATGCTTTGGTCCATTTTTTTTGATCGGAATCATGGACTCGATGAATGCGCCCACAATCAGCTTGCTGATTTTTGGTGCCCTCTTCGCTGCACTGCAGATCTGGTGGATCGGTTCGCTGATGGTGAGAAACCGGCGACGTTCGGGCGAGCGCCCACTCACGACATCACAATTCCGCCGAGATCTTGAACGCATCTTCAAGAACAAAGCCTGAAGAGGCTTCCTGTCAGTAGCTCGACTGAGGAAGGGTGAACCCTGATTGCATGTGTTGCACATCAAGCATCACCCAGGTGAGCCAAACCAAAATGGCCACAACGCCTGATCCAGCGGCGAAACGTCCCAGATTGCGGATCAGAAGTTCGAAGACGCTGACTTCCTTCATTGAATCTGGTCGTGTGACCACATCTTGCTCGATCGTGGTCTGATGTGCGGTCGCTTCGCTCTCTCGATTCCGCTGTCGGACTTGCCGTCGCCGTTGCTCCAGCGTCTGGATCCAGCCCACCAGAAACGGTATGCGCCTCGCGATCTGATTGGTCCTGGAGAACCTCTTCTGGTTTTGCGCCGGGATGAAAGGGACGTCTCTCCTGCGCTGATGCTTTGGGGCTTGATTCCAAGCTGGACCAAGGATCCTCTGAGCGGACCGAGACCGTTCAATGCCCGAGTGGAAACCCTGGATGACAAAGCCATGTTTCGGGGGGCCTGGCGTCATCGACGTTGTTTGATTCCAGCCAGTTGTTTCTTTGAAAAAGGCTGGCGGATTCGGAGAGGCGACCATCAACCGTTCTGGCTTGCAGGCCTCTGGGAACGCTGGCTTGGTGCTGATGGCAGCGAAATCGAGAGTGTCACGATTCTCACCACGGCTCCCAATGCGCTGATTCGACCTCTGCACCCGCGCATGCCCGTGGTGATCCCTGCTGGGCTGGAGGATGAATGGATGGCGGATGTTGATGGAGCGGGCTTGAGAACGTTGCAGCCTTTACTGGGTCGTTGGGATCCCACGGGTTGGATCAAGGATCGGCCTGGAGACAGCGACCAGCCTGGAGGCAGCGACCAGCTCTCTCTCTTTGAGATGCCTTAGTCGTGTCGCAAGACACCGTTGCGAACGTTGGCTGCTCTTAGGTTTCATCGGCAGAGATTTGAAGAACCATGCAGCTCTATTTCGTGATCGGCACGATTCCCGATATCGACAGTCAGCTTGATGTGTACAGGGAATTCATCAACTATTTCGAAGGAGGTTGTCAGAACGACTGTTTTGAAGGCTTTGAATTGATTCAGCGGGCTCACCTTCCTGGCCAAGGCCAGGTGGTGGCTCTGATGAAAGCCCGGGGTACAGAGGAACTCTTTCGCCACCTCGCCCCTTGGCGGGCCCAATTCGGCGTTGAGATGGAGATCACTCCAGCGATCAGTGATGCCGAGGTGGTCGCCAGTCACAAAGTGCTGTTCGCTTCGATGGAAGACTGAATCAGTCTTCGCCTGGATGGGCCCGTGGGGCCGGAGATTCAAGGAATCGATCGCGCCAGCTGCGCTCCTGGAGTTCGGCTTCAGGAGTGCGTTCTTGGGGAAAGCTTCGAAGGAAGTCCTTGTCTTGGCATGGAACATAGGGTCCTTGCTTCAGTTCGAAAATCACGGAGTCGCGCTCTAGAGCCACGAGCGTGTGGAATTGACCTTCGGCCACCTCCACTCCGCGGACAGGCCCGGATGCTGAAAGCGTCTCCGTCTGAAGAATCTCTCCCTCAGGGCTGAAGATCAGCAGGCCGATGACTCCCTGCAGAACAAGAAAGCACTCGAAACCTGCCCCCTCCTGATCGCGGAGATGACGATGGGGACGGACATAGGTGCCGGGTTGCAGCACGTTGAGAAAGCGCTGCACCGGTTCGGCTTCCTTGTGGAAGTTGTGGTTGCAACGTTGCCGTGGTCGCTGGGAGGCTTCCCCGGCCAGAGCGTTGAACAGGGTCTGATCGATGCGCTGGATCGGAGATCGGCTCATCGGCGTTGCTCCCGCAAGCGGCGCATCGAATTTCTCGGCATCCTTCTGTTCTCCCGAAGGGAGGGCATGACATCGTCCGGATGGCGTGCGCGGGGGTGGATGCTGATCAGGGCGATGCCGATCAGCATCAACAGAATGACTGCGCCGGCCCGAAACACCTGAAACATCAATGACCGGTGATGAACGCGTTGATGAGGTGATCGATCTGGTGTTGCAGAAGCGCGATCGGATCATCGCCGGCGACGACCTCGTCGAGATCCTTCACGCTCCAGAAGCGGATCTTCGCTTCCAGGTCAGGGAACAGCTTCTGCACCATCGGCCTGTGGGCATCGGCATCCACGGCCACCACCACATCGGCTTGTTCCACGTCGCCTCGGGTCACCTGACGGGGCATCGCCAGTTGGGTTGGATCAACGGCAACACCACGCTGCTGCAATGCAATCTGAGCCTCGATGGCCATTGCTCCGATGTTGCCGCTATCAGATGTCACTCTCAGACCGGCTGATACGGCGCGAATGTCATCGCCATGGCCCTGGAGGGCGATCTGATGGTTGAACCAGAGTTCAGAGAAGCGGCTGCGGAAATAATTGCCGGTGCAGAGGAAGAGAACGGTTTGCATCGCCGCGTTCAGGAGAGAGGATCGGCAGGAGAAGTGCGCACCACGCCCTGTTCCAAGGGAAGCAGGTCATCGTCATCGGTGGCCCGACTGCGAACCGGTGCGCTGAATCCCCTGGCGCGGGGGTTCTTGACCTCAAACGGCCCCGGAGTGCCGGTGGGGACGGCCAGTCGCAGCGCAAAAGGGTGTTCCCCAGGTTGCACATCACCGATGGATCCCACCCGGGTGCGATTCTGCAGAACGGGCTCGCCGCTGCGGTCGAGGATCCGGGCATACACGTCGGTATCAACGACCGCACGCCGTCCGGTGTTGTTCACCATGCCGCTGAGCACGTAGCAGCTCGCCCCTTCCGGGCTGGTGATGGTGGGCCTGCTGGCCGCTGAGGGACTGGGCTGGGCCCCTGGATCCGCGGCATCACAGGGAGCCAGCGAAACGTCCGTGAGGGGAAGGTCTGCGGCAAGGGCCGGTTGAGCCACAAGCATCAGCAGCGCAAGCACTCCGGCAGCAAGAACTTTGACCATGGCTCAGTGCTGCAGGCCGGCCACGGTGTCGGTGAGTTGGGCTACATCGGAGAGACCGTTCACGTCGAACCAGGGGGCCGTGGCCCAGTCGAATCCCTCCCCGAAGGTGTTGTCCGGAGCTGTGATGTACCAATGGCAGTCCACATCAGGGACATCAACGGCGCACTGGGACCAATCGTTCTGCCATTGGGGGACCTGCACCCACATCACGGCGGCAAAGAGCAGGGAGAGAAGGCTTCTCAGCACGGGACCCAGACAGGATGGCTGGACGCTACCAGGGTTCTGCTGGGCCCGCGAGCACTGCGGCGATCCTCTCGCTAGGACGTGTGAAGTGATTCGTCTCTGACGCCACCCCTGCATGCAAAGTCCATCGCCGATGCGTTCTGTCAACTCCGGAGGTCCGGAGGGGGGCTTGGTGGCCATCGTGGCCCTTGTGCTGGCTGGGCTGCTGCTGCTGGCGCAGTCTTTGTTTGTGGTTCCCGCTGGCGAAGTGGCGGTGATCACCACCCTGGGCAAGGTGAGCGGGACTCCGCGGCAACCGGGGCTCAACGTCAAAGCGCCCCTGGTTCAGCAGGTGTGGCCATTCAGCGTTCGTACTCAGGTGCGGCCGGAAAATTTCGCCACCCTCACGAAGGATCTTCAGGTCATCCAGGCCACAGCCACCATCAAGTACGCCATGCGTCCGGATGAGGCGGGTCGGGTTTACAGCACGATTGCCAGCAGCGACCGGGATGTGTATCCGCGGATTATCCAGCCTTCCCTTCTGAAAGCGCTCAAGTCCGTGTTCTCGCAATACGAGCTGGTCACGATCGCTTCAGAGTGGAACGACATCTCTGCGCTGGTGGCCAGCACCGTGGCCGAGGAGCTGGATCAGTTTGATTACGTGAAAGTGGTGGGACTTGATCTCACCGGTCTTGAGATCGCCGAGGAATACCGGGCGGCGATTGAGCAGAAGCAGATCGCTGAACAGCAGCTTCTGCGGGCGCAGACCGAGGTGAAAATCGCTGAACAGGAGGCCCTTCGTTACGACACGTTGAACCAAAGCCTTGATGACCAGGTGTTGTACAAGCTCTTCCTCGACAAGTGGGACGGTCAGACTCAAGTGGTTCCCGGGCTGCCGGGCGTTGCCGGAGGAACGCCGCCGGTGATCGTTGGCCGGCGATGAATCGTTTGCCGCGCTTGCCTCGTCTTGACCCCGGGCTGATTCTTCCGCCTGTCGTCACCAACGTGTTTCCAGGGCGTCGTCTCGCGCTCTGGTTGTTTGTTCCGCTGATGCTGGTGACGCTCTGGCGCAGCCAACATCACTTGCTGGCTGCCGATGGCGGAGCGCAGTCGATTGCCCACATTCCCCTCAACGCTTACCCAGAGCCTGCGGCGGCCACGATCGTGGGGTTGTTCGCCCTCTGGGGGCTGAGTCAGCTGATTCTGGCGTTTCTGCAACTGCTGGTTCTGCTGCGCTACCGGAGCATGATTCCCCTGTTTTATCTGCTCTCGTTGATCGAATACAGCGTGAGAGCCTCTTACATTCCGGCGTTTCGCCCGATCCCGACCACGGCCACAGCTCCGGGCGCCGTGATCAATGTTCCCATTGCCGCCGTTTCTCTTGCGCTGTTGCTTCTCAGCATCTGGCCCAGGCGAGAGGTCTCTGTATGACGCAACGCACAGCCACCGGTCTTGTTCTGGTGCTCCTGGTGGGCCTGATCACCCACTGTGCATCCAGGGTGCAGACACGCGTGCGCTATCGCGTGCTGCCTCAGCAGGGTCCAGGCAGGCTTCTTCCGGTTCCGGTGCGTCATCCATCGTCCAAGCCCGGTTTGCTCCTTTGAGGGGGGCCCTTGAGTACGGGAAGAAATTCCAACGTATCGCCCGATACAGGGCTGGTGCTCCTACTGATGAAGAACCCCTTCTGGAGGTTCAGACCATGTCGATGAAACAGCTGGAGACGTTCTTGGCCAAGGCCAGTGGCAATGACGACATCCGACGCGAGTTGGACCAGTGCGACGGCGACACGATCTGCGTCGCCAAAGTGGGTCTGCGCCATGGCCACAAGTTTTCTGCCGCCAACTACAGCCGGTGGCAGAGAGAGCACGGCTGAACGCCATCTGTGACGGCACGTTGACACAATCCACGGCGACCGGAAGAGCTCACTTACAACTAATGAGTCCCTGATTGAGACCCCACATGGAGACCAGCTTCGGCAGGGACCTTGCCCGTTCGCTT
The sequence above is a segment of the Synechococcus sp. PROS-7-1 genome. Coding sequences within it:
- a CDS encoding DUF1651 domain-containing protein; translated protein: MYQQRLHGSEFALRTVQGGGVDARFPDHPPKAMPRHGWIQDPSTQDTKRFHPDEKNWNRDPRVFVDSGRPFPNQPPLLTTRVHLRRETAEQLWRELLRVGWQPCRPQWGADVDV
- a CDS encoding pyridoxamine 5'-phosphate oxidase family protein; the encoded protein is MPVDPSRPYPLPPWRPLLRAARQREGRAPGASWLQLASVAADGTPRVRTLVFRGWSDEGALELLTDARSEKPVELSGQGQVELCWLFRKAREQFRLRGAAQLLSDGDAPEALNAHWQRLTPGGRSVWAWPHPGQPFDTAGPWPEVVADGEPQPPHLVLIRIQIQRVEQLDLKPHPHRRLCWDRGDDWVERRLNP
- a CDS encoding NAD(P)-dependent oxidoreductase yields the protein MTKVALLGTGLLGSAIGHRLLTVGCSLRVWNRDPARCEPLVSAGAQRLDDPAQAIEGACTVITVLRDGPITSEVVASLGGLNQCCVMPMGTMGISESVALETQVQDQGGVYLEAPVLGSRPEALAGRLLVMAGGDQAVFDQQCALLKHLALEPKRMGIVGTGAASKLALNQLIASLTHGYSLALRLIQASGLDEERFMEVLRPSALYAPTADKKLKRMLTHDYSDPNFTTSLLRKDLNLFLREAGLAGLDAGGLEGLARLLMRAEGTDLDAGDYSALHELTAADTTFN
- a CDS encoding peroxiredoxin-like family protein, which encodes MKAPESLLERIADVPGMGRGCRRLVVLLTQLGDFDSMEYAQALVPALPQLDQAGIQLLAIAIGSQEGADRFCGFSGFPAERLQVEPNANLHQALGLSPGLKAPGGAWPSLLLMCAGIGSPGTLAEVLRGYTGDRTAPQRFSDDEVISTGVLPEIRAGMFRRAGGGGFQRPFELATVRLRNMNEVLRHWGTYVPDDRYITQRGGTFLLEEDDSLLYVHRDRGILGFSETMNRPLAFLDPWMPDAG
- a CDS encoding molecular chaperone DnaJ, coding for MAGDGFGAKGSSAAAGKRSSSKRKPRQANHQRERCPLGRDPGFEAICARQTLGLALSGRLTEQAVKRAHKALAVQHHPDKGGDPETMTKLNNARDLLLEPEMETIPA
- a CDS encoding NAD(P)-dependent alcohol dehydrogenase, which encodes MISVWQAPSAGAPLERGQRPALDPAPDELVLEVMHCGLCHSDLSMIGNHWGVSRYPLVPGHEVIGKVTAVGEGVDPDLIGEVRGLGWISGSCNHCSLCLGGDQNLCNSLEATIVGRQGGFASHVVARQDWAIPLPPGLDPADAGPLFCGGVTVFAPLVDEAVSPTAHVAVVGIGGLGHIALQFARAWGCEVTAITTNLAKAEQARGFGAHHVEELEALPDLQNRFDLVINTVNHPLDWSAVMASLRPLGRLHQLGAVLEPIQVGAFDLIPGRRSITGSPTSSPASLLKMVDFCVRHNIRPLVEHLPMDQVNVAIQRLAQGDVRYRFVLDA
- a CDS encoding DUF3303 domain-containing protein; this translates as MLFLMHWHFKTGFHEKAARKFLETGAPLPACKSWKRYHAPGSVQGWILVETDDAGVCYEHAAEWAECLDWTVTPVFTDEQAGPLMGKVYS
- a CDS encoding DoxX family protein, which encodes MLVLRVFTGTLLIHHGYEKLANIENFADAFVRPLHLPFPIALSYIAAFSEIGGSWLLITGLLTRFGALAILGTITVAIYHAVITAGFNIYLLELLGLYFAAAAAVLTVGPGRLAIDELIVRRFNPEMPSQPKVADDAFAPADTLAQGAEA
- a CDS encoding glutathione S-transferase family protein, translating into MTVESVKAEALSWAALEALAPAAAERVEGPTNAQASLRLFGHSEADVQVTLFRDHHAWCPYCQKVWLWLELRRVPYRIRKVTMRCYGPKEPWFTALVPSGMLPALELDGRLITESDRILEALERAFGPVGAGMNDRRVRRLRELERLLFRAWCVWLCTPGLREEQERRARDQFQRVAAQMEEAIAVGGGPWLDPDHPSGATPGTADLVFIPYVERMNASLAYFKGFALREAHGGIDRWLTALEQLETYRGTQSDVHTHAHDLPPQMGGCWSDGSAQQQRMAAAVDQGEGLGALECHWTPSEAEVTPQARALERVLRHRSTLLERSPLGQAFDQPLRAALTTLIGAGPVLPAAGSAAALRYLRDRISVPRDMPLHSARLLRQALESTAVLAGHDQPTPLPFEHRFDQDPRPFVGSGT
- a CDS encoding nuclear transport factor 2 family protein, encoding MDAERLRSLFTKPYGMPAPTEAQWRELYDDNVHFQDPTQERSGIKAYIEAQEGLMRRCDDVYLTASAIAVDGDMAFIEWEMGLKIKGIEFIYPGTSRLRFNSDGKVCDHRDYFDFVGPTFEPVPVVGGFVRWLYKRFVD
- a CDS encoding chlorophyll a/b-binding protein — its product is MSEPSFRYEPVEKFGEGLTTNRPWNTSALAGVERLNGRTAMVGFAAAVIGEWLTGYGPAGQVMALIRWYLS